The proteins below are encoded in one region of Lytechinus pictus isolate F3 Inbred chromosome 11, Lp3.0, whole genome shotgun sequence:
- the LOC129271529 gene encoding glutathione S-transferase P-like has translation MDGLQFGAIIIAALGTIYLTGKSGMMMRKLQEIATGKAGCVPAEDLGFVTIHYFAGRGRAEAIRLLLKQANVPYNQTDFTRETWPEAKKAGVEQGLYTYGQVPAILTSSGVSMVQQQAILHYIGRATGMDCDCEDLHRCEVLAQGVEDARSKLSKMIYDPSFSLAMRNEYLREIAPLWLGYFEKIAPSIPSQQNGYFVSHRLTWVDFLIFDLLDTNVEFGKLDIGRSPVAILAEFPKLNSYYNHMKALPSIGNYHRSSERPPFKIPYMPKPESNAKQM, from the exons AAAACTTCAAGAAATAGCTACAGGCAAGGCAGGATGTGTGCCGGCCGAAGACCTTGGTTTTGTCACCATACACTATTTCGCTGGTCGAGGTCGAGCAGAAGCTATTCGACTCCTGCTGAAGCAAGCCAATGTACCTTATAATCAGACAGACTTTACCCGAGAAACTTGGCCTGAAGCCAAGAAAGCAGGAGTAGAACAAGGCCTATACACCTATGGACAag TACCTGCTATTTTGACATCATCAGGTGTATCTATGGTCCAGCAGCAGGCCATCCTTCATTACATTGGTAGGGCTACAGGAATGGACTGTGATTGTGAAGATCTCCATCGCTGTGAGGTTCTAGCTCAAGGAGTTG AGGACGCTCGCAGCAAGTTATCAAAGATGATCTATGACCCGTCTTTTTCGCTTGCCATGAGGAATGAATACTTGAGGGAGATAGCTCCGCTCTGGCTGGGATACTTTGAGAAGATAGCCCCCTCTATACCCTCTCAG CAAAATGGATATTTTGTATCTCATCGACTGACCTGGGTGGATTTCCTCATCTTCGACCTCCTCGACACCAATGTGGAATTCGGCAAGCTGGATATAGGGCGCTCTCCTGTGGCCATCTTAGCAGAGTTCCCGAAACTCAACTCCTACTACAACCACATGAAGGCATTACCAAGTATTGGAAATTATCACAGGAGTTCTGAGAGGCCTCCTTTTAAGATACCATACATGCCTAAACCTGAATCGAATGCCAAACAGATGTGA